The Mesorhizobium sp. B2-8-5 genome segment CGAACACGACCAGGTTCGAGGCCTCCGGGTAAAAAACCTTGGTCAGGCCCTCGGCGAGGCCGAGCATGTAGCCGGTGACGATCGCGCCCAGGATCGAGCCCATGCCGCCGATCACGACGACGGCGAAGACGACGATGATCAGGTCCGAACCCATCAGCGGGCTGACCTGGTAGACGGGAGCGGCGAGAATGCCGGCGAGCCCCGCAAGGGCCGCGCCCAGCCCGTAGGTGAGCGTGAGCAGCAGCGGCACGTTGACGCCGAAGGCCTGCACCAGTTGCGGGTTCTCGGTCGCCGCGCGCAGATAGGAGCCAAGCCTCGTCTTTTCGATCAGCAGCCAGGTGCCGATGCAGACGATCAGCGAAGCCACCACCACCCAGCCGCGATAATTGGGCAGGAACATGAAGCCGAGATTGGTTCCGCCGGCGAGCAGTGTCGGCACGGCATAGGGATTGCCCGAGACGCCGTAGTAATAGCGGAACACGCCTTCGATGACCAAGGCGAGGCCGAAGGTGAAGAGCAGGCCGTAAAGCGGGTCGAGGCGGTAGAGCCGCGACAGCGCGAGGCGCTCGACCGCCATGCCGAACAGGCCGACGATAAGCGGCAC includes the following:
- a CDS encoding branched-chain amino acid ABC transporter permease codes for the protein MLTVFGIPIQALLGQLLVGLINGSFYAMLSLGLAVIFGLLRIINFAHGALYMLGAFIGYLLLVHLGIGYWPALVLVPLIVGLFGMAVERLALSRLYRLDPLYGLLFTFGLALVIEGVFRYYYGVSGNPYAVPTLLAGGTNLGFMFLPNYRGWVVVASLIVCIGTWLLIEKTRLGSYLRAATENPQLVQAFGVNVPLLLTLTYGLGAALAGLAGILAAPVYQVSPLMGSDLIIVVFAVVVIGGMGSILGAIVTGYMLGLAEGLTKVFYPEASNLVVFVIMVIVLLLRPAGLFGRDA